Part of the Periophthalmus magnuspinnatus isolate fPerMag1 chromosome 23, fPerMag1.2.pri, whole genome shotgun sequence genome, acagaaaagaaaagagaaaaagaagaacatACCTTCACTCTGATCTATTCATGTTTATTACGCCGCCATACACTTGATTTGCATACTCCTACATATCCATATAAGTACAGCCTAACTTAGATTATTAACctttaacatgtattttaaatgaaagaaagaagaaaacagCCCCCAGCTTGGACTTAAAGTACTTCAACAATCATTGATTATTATTTCATATGTTTAATtcatattatattaatattttatgtaattttaattaaatataagtTATATATCAaatgtaatttatatttaatttaatatactGCTCGACTGACTTCatacatgtgtcctgtggctcaggtctgcaGCTCTGCCTCTGAACAGGTCTGTCCATGGagcagcaccaaagaacatgtcccacaataataataataatggcttacacttgtaatgcactttacagggttgtcaaagcctctcaaagctctacactatagtcattattcattcatttccacacttggtgatgctaagatactattgtagccacggctgccctggggcagactgacggaagcgaggctgccaatctgcgccatcggcccctccgaccaccacctatcattcgagcacacaacactttcatactaggcaatgtgggtgaagtgtcttgcctaaggacacaatgacagaacttggtccgagcgggactcgatcctccgaccttcgggttgggaccaacactctaaccactgagccactgtcacccccaaaccatctcacactctgaggactaaaccaggactaaaccaggactaaaccaggagtaaaccaagactaaaccaggactaaaccaggactaaaccaggactaaaccaggactaaaccaggagtaaaccaggactaaaccaggactaaaccagcactaaaacttttctcctttagtgttaatttcatgatgattatttgtgattatttatgttttgatttcttgtattgtgattttaacgtctttcttattctgaaaaacactttgaattactttgcgcACCAATTGTTCTGTACAAATAAATTCACCTTGCCTTTAATTCACCTAAACCTTCAGTCATGTCTCTTATAAAGGCCTGTAAAAGACTGAAGCCTGAAGAAATGAAACATGCCACCGAGCAAATCTAGTGTTAATTTTAGGGACCAAATGTTGTGTTCAAAGAGGAAACACACGTAGTAAAAGAATCATTCAGTCTTGTACATTTTTATCCACTTGGACACTAataatcactgaaataaacacacaacactcagggagacaaagagacgATGCAGATAATAGTCCATCACATTACAAACCAGTGACTGACACAATGTGAATGAGAAATATTTCCTTTAATCTCCTTTGAGAATCTTTCTACATGTTATAAAACGAGGCTGCTGTAGCGCTGCACCGACACAACTAAGTGTAGATGAAAGAGGCGCATGATCCGTCTCGTCCATATGAAAGTCTTGCACCCTGTTCTGCTTTCTATTTTacacaaagagaaagaagaCGGACGTCGTAAACCAAGGCCATGTACTTTGTCGGAAAATCACACAATATCCGGCGTTGGTTTAAAAGGTGTGTAtaatacgtgtgtgtgtgttctgctgCAGTGCCTCGTGCAAAACGCAAACCCACaagaccaaacaaacaaacaccgcCACATTAAGAGAAAATCACACAAAAGAACAAATCTgaaaatcaataaaactcaaaatgtagCTACATCAAAGATACATAAATCAAGGtacttcattattattaaaacacaacattaacactgttttctttctttctttttttacaataatcatcaataaaacatgaaaattaaGTGTGGAAATTGAAATAGAATTGCAGTATTTTAAAcataatagtaaataataaagtgtataaTGTACATTGTTCCTCATTTACATGTAATTAAAAGATCAGTTTTCATTTTTAACGGTTTAAATGAGCCtcgttttatctttatttatatttattttcttttatttcttatgTGTGGCTCCATTGTCCTTCAACCCAACtaactatattttttattaaacactTTTTATTGAGTTCAATGTAATGCAAAGTGCTGTTTCTTATCAAATACAGACCATCCTGGAGCGAGCACGATCAAAACTGGTTAGTGAGCAGCACCagtagaggtgagctgggtcggagacggaggagccGAGCTGGCCCAGGGAGCACAAACGACAaacgaggagcaaaaacatctgACTTAGAAATGAGAGGGAAAACGCGAAAACAAGAGACTGAGCCAAGAAGAGatgtaccactgtggatacgcGGACAATCTGGCGCTGATTGTCAGGTCCacggtccctttgtcctccccggGTGCAGCTTGATTGGAGATTAGTCGCAGGTGTGGATGGGAGGAAcccgagtctccgcccagctccaggctctgacacagaagggagggggaaaacagcacaaaaacacaagacgGACTGGGATCTTGACCGTTTGCGTTCTTAAGTAGGATATCTGTGTGACcctgagtcgtccaggtgtgaccCAGAGCAAAAGAACAATTCAATTCTGtaacgttttgctgctcatccactTCACTATTcgtttccttgttttgatttaggtctgaggatggacatTTTGGATATCCCTTTCTGTTTGTGGATGTCCAAAATGAGCCTTCAGTAGATTTaagagagacaaaaacaaaaacaaaaacatgacaaaagagAATCAGACCCTATAGGAGAAATGTTGAGGAGGATTTTCAGACGGCaccaaatccaggtctgtttcaatCCTACAAAATAGAAACTGctccacccaaaggacaaaacccggAGCCACAAACTGAGCAATGTGTCTActaagaaactaaacagccactccagaCGAAAATGCACCAAcaccgtcacaagagcagctcagggccacaATCTGCTGTAAATTTCCATcgcaaagacactaaccactcattttaagacagtgagctacagatcttagccagagaaatgaaatagtttgagacgggagttaaagaagccatTTTTGTTTAGGAAAGAcgatccatctttgaacaggaatgcaCCCGTAGACACAATTTCATCctgtttataactccatcctcagagttaaatcaaaacaagggaaacaacagtgctagccagtatgctaataagtGTCAGAGCACCCAGTAGGGGCCTGAAACATTActtaaaatatgactcaggcacagtttaatagacctagctaacaaagaGGTACTGCACTTCCTTTTCAAACGTTTGTCCAGCTGAGTTAATTCATTAAGTTGGAAATGTAGAGCTGGTTTGTGGCAAGACTTTTCAGACCCCAAATGACACTCAGCTCACAGGCTAAAGACATTTACTCTCAGCAGTTCCTCCATTTCCAGTCCACAGCTCCAAACAAGATCTTTGCGCCTTTTTTTCCCTGCACGTGGAGCCTCATTTTCTTCACGCCGCGTAAATCAGCACCAGGGACAGCGCCAGATGCGTCAGACCCGTGGAGGCGCGCGGAGAGGTACGCACGGACCAATCTGAGGgggaaaaaggacaaaaatgagCATGCATGTCTTGGAGAAATAGTTTTTTCCcgcatattgttgttgttttgttgaaatGACGTGAGCAAAGATGTCTCAGGACAGCACGGACACTTCTGAAGAATCGACACCTTGGATTTGCACTTCTTTAAACTTAACCTGTGTCTTCAACTCAACCACAAACCAGTCACTTTCAGAATATGTCCAGTTGTTTCCAGACTCGATCCAGCTGGAGGCAACTGGGGACGCAGCGGCTGTGCTGAGGATCCTGATCTCTGTCGTGTACTCTTTGGTGTGCGCACTGGGGCTTGTTGGAAACGTACTGGTGCTCTACTTAATGAAATCTAAACACGTTTGGAAGAAGTCATCTATAAATCTGTTTGTGACGAGTTTGGCGCTGACAGACTTCCAGTTCGTGCTCACTCTGCCGTTCTGGGCGGTGGAAAACGCGCTGGATTTCACGTGGCTGTTTGGTAAAGTCATGTGCAAAGTGGTTTCGTATGTTACAGCCATGAACATGTACGCCAGCATGTTTTTCCTCACGGCCATGAGCGTGGCGCGGTACTGCTCCCTCGCCTCTGCGCTCAAGGGCAGGAGACGCCGTGCGCACTGCCCCTCCGCGCGCTGCATCACGGTTTTTATCTGGCTCTCAGCTGTTTTGGCCGCTCTGCCTCACGCCGTTTACTCCACCACAGTCACGGTGTCCAGTGAAGACCTGTGTCTGCTCAAGTTCCCAGACAACAACAGCACGGCGCAGTTCTGGTTGGGATTGTACCACTCACAAAAAGTGCTACTCGGGTTTGTTTTCCCTCTTTGCGTCATTTCTGCCTCTTATCTTCTGCTTCTGCGCTTTATTACACCTCAAAACATCAACAACTCAAGCGCAAAGAGACGCGCAAAAGTCACCAGATCTGTGAAAATAGTAGTTCTGTCGTTTTTCCTGTGCTGGCTCCCTAACCAAGCCCTAACAGCGTGGGGGATTCTCATCAAACTCAACGTGGTGCACTTTAGTTATGAGTATTACACAACACAAGTGTACGTTTTCCCCGTGTCAGTGTGTCTGGCGCACTCCAACAGCTGCCTGAACCCCATCCTCTACTGCCTGATGAGGAGGGAGTTCAGAAAAGCGCTGAGGAAACTCTTCTGGCGCATGACTTCTCCAAACGGAACCAACATCAGGCCCATTACCGCGAGCACAAAGCccgagagggaggagcaggtccAAGCAGGGCTCCCCATCAGTGTGTCTCAAGAGCCCGCAGTGGTGTTTTACCCTCCTGGAGCTGTCATGTACAACGACAGACAGGACCTGCCCCAAAACAGCACCTAACAGCTCCACATCAGGACTCAGATGAcgccttttctttctttcttttttttttttaactttctgctTTAACTGAGGCTCTCGATGACTAACAATGTAATTTATTCTCACTTAATCTCATGGGGAGTTTTGCAGATTTTCACTTAGACATTTCATTTGGAGTCTGTAAAGCCAGAACATTTTCTCAGGCGGTGCAAAAAAAtactggaaaataaataaaactgggcAAAATTTAAAGGAAATCGTCACTGTTTTCTGAATCCTTATGATGTGATGATGTGCACTCTCAATTCATGGGGACAGGCCTTATAGAGACACACATCAGGTCTCTGGTTAAAGAAAGCTTCTGTTTAGacctttacagttttaaaaaggtgcTACAGTCTCTGAACCTGAGCTGCCAGCGTCTTCTGtctggttttattttaaatatttactataCTCCATCTGCAGAGTTGGTTTTCCTCTGAAATAACTGCTGCATTCATGACTTTGCTCTGACTTGTTGtcgtgtttattatttattattgtgtttaaattaaagcGACTGAgaagtttttgtgattttaaattgcAGGACTTTTAAATTTACTGTTTCTTTGGTAATATATTCTAtgggttttgttttgtaacTGCAGAAAACTCTTCACGAGACCGTCCTGCACACAGAATATTTGAGTTTAGACCAGAAACATTTAGAGGAGAAACATTTAGAGAAGAAGTTTCATGTTGTGGGCGTGGCCTGGTGCTGTGGGCGTGGcctggcacagtgggcgtggtcTCTGaatgaaaagaaagtactagatTGACAGTGTTATCTTTAAAACTATGCAACGGTATCTGCTTTAACGGGAAAAAAACCCACGCACAGACAGGTTTAGGTGGCTGAATATATTCTGTAGTTCTTGTAGTGTAGTTTAATCATCATAAAGTTGCGTCAAACTCTTACACATGTTGAGTTATACTGCGTACTGCTGCTGATATACAAACATTACACATAGTTTGTCCTCAGTAACTACAGCGGAGCACAGTGTCAGTGTAAAAGGTAAAACACTGCACACATTTGTCAGTGTCCATCAGTGTCTTATGTCTctccttgtgttttgttttagatgCTTCACTGCTCTGGTGAGTCCAAACTGTCTCACTaatgttcacatgttttttgcattcacaacacaatgcaaaaataataataataataatgaaaagcaTGTGAAGCATGTGTCACAATAACATGATCATTTCAGTCTAGCCAGTAAAACACATGCTATCCGTGCAGTAATCACTCTGTCTCCGTCTCACGCTGGCACAGACACGATTGTTCTGTAATATCACtcattttatgtcatatttttctgtCCAGAAGTAACAACCACTGGTATTTGGCATGTTTCTTAAGATATCTCCGAGccagcaaacaaaaacatgttcatcTCTTAATTTACTGTCTTTAAGTTTGGACCAAAATGTGTGgatataagaaaacaaaatgacacTTATCTGGGTTTGCTGAACGTTGTAGACCAGTAATTACTAAAAGATGTCAGTCGTATGTTTGATATTTACTCACCGGAGCAAGATCTGTAAACACGGatgcagagaaaagaaatgtaaGAGGACCACACCCTCCTCAAACTCCTTAgaacaggggcgtcaaactcattttcaccgagggccacatcagcaaaatggccgctatgaagggccagatgtgactgtacgGCAGTGTAAAAATCGCTAAATGTAACAGAATGTCGACGTGGACTGTACCgacccgcctcataacacaaaaaacatacaggtttttctcctcaaagcacaaacttgtattcaccttcacctttcttccttccaacttccttccacgccgacaattttcctcttcatgaacatattgtgatgattatttgcaaatatttctcacgTCATTTCTCTCACTTGCAGGGAAAATcttattagtttattgtcagtgcacacattaaagcagtatagacttattttacaatgacagtcatgccttttaatttatcttctcacgggccacataaaatgacgtggcgggccgcatttggctcccgg contains:
- the rxfp3 gene encoding relaxin-3 receptor 1; protein product: MSQDSTDTSEESTPWICTSLNLTCVFNSTTNQSLSEYVQLFPDSIQLEATGDAAAVLRILISVVYSLVCALGLVGNVLVLYLMKSKHVWKKSSINLFVTSLALTDFQFVLTLPFWAVENALDFTWLFGKVMCKVVSYVTAMNMYASMFFLTAMSVARYCSLASALKGRRRRAHCPSARCITVFIWLSAVLAALPHAVYSTTVTVSSEDLCLLKFPDNNSTAQFWLGLYHSQKVLLGFVFPLCVISASYLLLLRFITPQNINNSSAKRRAKVTRSVKIVVLSFFLCWLPNQALTAWGILIKLNVVHFSYEYYTTQVYVFPVSVCLAHSNSCLNPILYCLMRREFRKALRKLFWRMTSPNGTNIRPITASTKPEREEQVQAGLPISVSQEPAVVFYPPGAVMYNDRQDLPQNST